From the Gallaecimonas mangrovi genome, one window contains:
- the modC gene encoding molybdenum ABC transporter ATP-binding protein: MLEVNASWQRGKLNLDVAIAIEAKGVTALFGRSGCGKTSLLRLIAGLEKAPGAEVRFNGTPWQQGRHFVPLHQRRLGLVFQESSLFAHLSVKDNLLFGYKRTDKAQRRIQPGEVIEMLALAPLLEQGATQLSGGQRQRVALGRALLTSPQLLLLDEPLAALDSQSKADILPYLAKVNRELGIPMILVSHNVDEVARLADNVAFMAGGGVSNIEPISQALMRAESPLLAHSEQVLSYDGPAAILQGQLQGADEMGRYPFGAPDVRLWLLPSKRWAGLEGQTLRIRVLARDVALASAPPGLLSIQNQLPAVVDDIAAFGQQWLITLRLADGQLLLSEIGTSALKALDITQGKRVIALIKSSALLDS; encoded by the coding sequence ATGCTTGAGGTTAATGCCAGCTGGCAGCGGGGGAAACTCAATTTAGACGTCGCTATTGCGATTGAAGCCAAGGGCGTCACAGCGCTTTTTGGCCGCTCCGGCTGCGGTAAAACCAGCCTGCTAAGGCTTATTGCTGGTCTTGAAAAGGCGCCAGGGGCCGAGGTGCGCTTTAATGGCACGCCCTGGCAACAGGGGCGCCACTTTGTGCCGCTTCATCAGCGCCGTTTAGGCTTGGTGTTTCAAGAAAGCAGTTTATTTGCGCACTTGTCGGTAAAAGACAACTTGCTGTTTGGCTACAAGCGTACCGATAAGGCCCAGCGCCGCATACAACCGGGCGAGGTTATCGAAATGCTGGCGTTGGCGCCTTTGCTAGAGCAGGGGGCAACGCAACTGTCTGGCGGCCAGCGCCAGCGCGTCGCCCTTGGCCGGGCACTGTTAACCAGCCCGCAATTATTGCTGTTAGATGAGCCCCTAGCGGCGCTCGACAGCCAGAGTAAAGCCGATATTTTGCCGTACTTGGCTAAGGTTAACCGCGAGCTTGGTATCCCGATGATCTTGGTCAGTCATAACGTTGATGAAGTGGCGCGGCTGGCAGATAACGTCGCCTTTATGGCCGGTGGCGGCGTCAGTAATATAGAACCTATCAGCCAGGCCTTAATGCGGGCCGAATCTCCACTGTTAGCGCATTCAGAGCAGGTGCTCAGTTACGACGGCCCGGCGGCCATTTTGCAAGGCCAGCTGCAGGGCGCTGATGAGATGGGCCGTTACCCGTTTGGTGCGCCGGATGTGCGGTTGTGGTTGTTGCCGTCCAAGCGCTGGGCGGGGCTTGAAGGCCAAACATTGCGGATAAGAGTTTTGGCGCGCGATGTTGCGTTAGCCTCAGCGCCGCCAGGCCTTTTAAGTATTCAAAACCAGTTGCCGGCGGTGGTGGATGATATCGCCGCTTTTGGCCAGCAATGGCTAATAACCTTGCGCTTGGCCGACGGCCAGTTGTTGTTGTCGGAAATTGGCACCAGTGCTTTAAAGGCACTGGATATCACGCAAGGAAAGCGTGTTATTGCCTTAATTAAGTCCTCAGCGCTGCTGGATAGCTAA
- the uvrY gene encoding UvrY/SirA/GacA family response regulator transcription factor, translating to MIKVLLVDDHDLVRTGIRRIIEDTKGFKVVGEAQTGEEAIKLCREDAPDVVLMDMNMPGIGGLEATRKLVRYCPDTKIIVLTVVTEDPIPQKVMQAGAVGYLTKGANPDEMIKAIRAVASGQRYLAPDIAQKLALSRFSGADENPFNQLSERELQIMMMITKGEKVQDISEKLNLSPKTVNSYRYRLFDKLDITNDVELTHLAIRHGMLDTSKL from the coding sequence TTGATCAAGGTGCTACTAGTAGATGATCACGACTTGGTGCGAACAGGCATCAGGCGCATCATCGAAGATACAAAAGGCTTCAAGGTTGTGGGTGAGGCCCAGACCGGTGAAGAGGCAATTAAACTGTGCCGGGAAGATGCACCTGATGTGGTATTGATGGATATGAACATGCCGGGTATCGGGGGGCTTGAGGCCACTCGTAAGCTGGTACGTTACTGCCCCGATACCAAGATCATCGTGCTGACTGTGGTCACCGAAGATCCTATCCCTCAGAAGGTCATGCAAGCTGGCGCCGTGGGTTATCTCACTAAAGGGGCTAACCCTGATGAAATGATCAAAGCCATTCGCGCTGTTGCCAGCGGCCAGCGTTACCTTGCCCCTGATATTGCCCAAAAACTGGCGCTAAGCCGGTTTAGCGGTGCCGACGAAAACCCCTTTAACCAGCTTTCTGAACGAGAGCTGCAGATCATGATGATGATCACCAAAGGGGAGAAGGTACAGGATATTTCAGAAAAGCTGAACCTGAGCCCCAAAACCGTTAACAGCTACCGCTATCGACTTTTTGATAAGCTGGACATCACCAATGATGTGGAACTGACCCATTTAGCTATCCGCCACGGCATGCTAGATACCAGCAAACTCTGA
- the uvrC gene encoding excinuclease ABC subunit UvrC → MFDHKSFLKNLTNRPGVYRMYDSAGTVIYVGKAKDLKKRVSSYFTRSQQSAKTVALVANIANIEVTVTNTETEALILENHLIKANRPKYNVLLRDDKSYPYIMVSGHRHPRIGVHRGSRKEKGDYFGPYPSAGAVRESLKLMQRLFPVRQCDDSVYRNRSRPCLQYQLKRCLAPCVEGYVTDEAYSEQVKLAKLFLTGKNQQVITNLVEKMELASKTLQFEDAARFRDQIQALRTVQERQWVSGDAEELDIIATAERQGVLAVQVLIVRDNKVLGSRSYFPKIPKDTASSEAFQAFLQQFYLGGLHGRQVPSEVLLGQEVPELALIADAVSTEANRKVQFKTNVRGERRRYVELARKNAETALDAQLAHKGTLAGRYKALKQLLAMDAPIERMECFDISHTQGTHTVASNVVFGPEGPLKSDYRRFNIDGITPGDDYAAMAQAMSRRFKSPEDTLPDILFIDGGKGQLSQAEAHFEDWPRAPLLIGVAKGVDRRAGQEVLIFGYTRKEITLPPDSPALHLVQHIRDESHRFAITGHRGQRAKAGRTSTLENIEGVGPKRRQQLLKFMGGLQQVKSASIDELAKVPGISRSLAEKIHDTLHSH, encoded by the coding sequence ATGTTCGATCATAAAAGTTTTCTGAAAAACCTCACCAATAGGCCCGGGGTTTACCGTATGTATGACAGTGCTGGCACTGTCATCTACGTTGGTAAGGCCAAAGATCTTAAAAAGCGGGTATCCAGTTACTTTACCCGCTCCCAGCAAAGCGCGAAAACCGTAGCCCTGGTGGCCAATATTGCCAACATTGAAGTGACGGTAACCAATACCGAAACCGAAGCATTGATCCTCGAGAACCACCTCATTAAAGCCAATCGCCCCAAGTACAACGTGCTGCTGCGGGACGATAAAAGTTACCCCTACATTATGGTGTCCGGTCACCGCCACCCGCGCATTGGCGTGCACCGTGGCTCCCGTAAAGAAAAAGGCGACTACTTTGGGCCTTACCCTTCAGCAGGCGCCGTGCGCGAGTCTTTAAAACTGATGCAGCGCCTGTTCCCGGTGCGCCAGTGTGACGACAGCGTCTATCGCAACCGTTCGCGGCCTTGTTTGCAATACCAGCTAAAACGCTGCTTGGCGCCCTGTGTTGAAGGTTATGTTACCGATGAGGCCTACAGCGAACAGGTGAAATTGGCCAAGCTGTTTTTGACCGGTAAAAACCAGCAGGTAATAACCAACCTGGTTGAAAAAATGGAGCTGGCGTCGAAGACATTACAATTTGAAGATGCGGCACGTTTTCGAGACCAAATTCAGGCGCTTCGCACCGTGCAAGAACGGCAATGGGTCAGTGGCGACGCCGAAGAGCTGGATATTATTGCCACCGCCGAACGGCAAGGGGTGTTGGCGGTGCAGGTGCTTATCGTACGAGACAACAAAGTGCTGGGCTCGCGCAGCTATTTCCCGAAGATCCCTAAAGACACCGCGTCTTCAGAAGCCTTTCAAGCATTCTTGCAGCAGTTTTATTTGGGTGGTCTGCATGGCCGGCAAGTGCCCAGTGAGGTGTTACTGGGCCAGGAGGTGCCGGAGCTGGCACTTATTGCCGATGCGGTTAGCACCGAAGCCAATCGCAAGGTGCAGTTTAAAACCAATGTTCGGGGTGAGCGCCGCCGCTATGTAGAGTTGGCCCGCAAGAATGCCGAAACAGCCCTTGACGCCCAGCTGGCCCATAAAGGCACCCTTGCCGGGCGTTATAAGGCGCTCAAACAGCTGTTAGCGATGGACGCGCCAATCGAGCGGATGGAATGCTTTGATATTTCCCACACCCAGGGCACCCACACCGTGGCGTCAAATGTGGTGTTTGGCCCGGAAGGGCCATTAAAGTCTGACTATCGGCGGTTTAACATCGACGGCATTACCCCAGGGGACGATTATGCGGCAATGGCGCAGGCCATGAGCCGGCGTTTTAAAAGCCCGGAAGATACGCTGCCCGATATTTTGTTTATTGACGGTGGTAAAGGCCAGCTCAGCCAGGCCGAAGCACATTTCGAAGACTGGCCACGGGCGCCATTACTGATAGGTGTCGCCAAAGGGGTGGACAGACGGGCAGGGCAGGAAGTGCTTATTTTCGGTTATACCCGCAAGGAAATAACCTTGCCCCCCGACAGCCCGGCGCTGCATTTGGTGCAACACATTCGCGATGAATCGCACCGTTTTGCCATTACCGGCCACCGCGGCCAACGCGCCAAAGCGGGCCGCACCTCAACCCTTGAGAACATCGAAGGGGTGGGGCCTAAGCGGCGCCAGCAATTGTTAAAGTTTATGGGGGGTCTTCAGCAAGTGAAGTCGGCCAGCATCGACGAACTGGCCAAGGTGCCGGGTATAAGTCGTTCATTGGCCGAGAAGATCCATGATACACTGCATAGCCATTGA
- the pgsA gene encoding CDP-diacylglycerol--glycerol-3-phosphate 3-phosphatidyltransferase, whose translation MTIPNLLTLFRLLLIPIFLVLFYLPVSWAHWAAAFIFWLAAITDWLDGYLARKLEQTTPFGAFLDPVADKVMVTAALVLIVEDYQSFWVTVPAIIMISREIVISALREWMAELGKRSAVAVSWLGKVKTTAQMLALIGLVSGWKPFVILGMPLLYIAVILTLWSMVGYLSAAWKDLWSRSGG comes from the coding sequence ATGACCATCCCAAATCTATTAACCCTGTTCCGGCTACTACTGATCCCCATTTTTCTGGTGCTGTTTTATTTGCCGGTGTCTTGGGCCCATTGGGCCGCTGCCTTTATTTTTTGGCTGGCAGCCATCACCGACTGGTTAGATGGCTACCTTGCCCGCAAGCTCGAGCAAACCACGCCTTTTGGCGCCTTTCTTGACCCTGTTGCCGACAAAGTCATGGTAACGGCGGCGCTGGTGCTGATTGTTGAGGACTACCAGTCATTCTGGGTGACAGTGCCTGCCATCATTATGATCAGCCGGGAAATTGTCATTTCCGCGCTCCGAGAATGGATGGCCGAACTTGGCAAGCGCTCGGCTGTTGCGGTGTCCTGGCTTGGCAAAGTCAAAACCACAGCCCAAATGCTGGCGCTTATCGGCTTGGTGTCTGGCTGGAAACCCTTTGTGATCCTCGGTATGCCACTTTTATATATCGCCGTTATCCTCACTTTGTGGTCGATGGTGGGGTATTTGTCAGCCGCTTGGAAAGATTTATGGAGCCGAAGCGGCGGATAA
- a CDS encoding SH3 domain-containing protein, which yields MKTFVSVVAASLLMTAPLLAQAAQMQQDPPGQHEKDQKQPQKQDQHKQNDQHGQKQSMHDDKQPQHNDKQHQQKHEPQGHPPAHAQQGHRYKVHAHGARMRGGPGTDYTVLGGIPYGHVIVPIQVKGNWVEISVAGRTGWVSVTLLSEL from the coding sequence ATGAAAACGTTCGTATCTGTGGTTGCTGCCAGCCTATTAATGACTGCCCCTTTACTGGCCCAAGCGGCGCAAATGCAGCAAGATCCGCCCGGGCAACATGAAAAAGATCAAAAGCAGCCGCAAAAGCAAGATCAGCATAAACAAAATGATCAGCATGGCCAGAAACAGTCCATGCACGATGACAAGCAGCCCCAACACAACGACAAGCAACATCAGCAAAAGCATGAACCTCAGGGGCACCCGCCGGCGCACGCCCAGCAAGGGCACCGCTACAAGGTGCATGCCCATGGTGCGCGCATGCGCGGTGGCCCAGGTACTGACTACACCGTACTCGGCGGCATTCCCTACGGTCACGTGATTGTGCCTATCCAGGTTAAAGGTAATTGGGTAGAAATTTCAGTGGCTGGCCGCACGGGTTGGGTATCCGTTACGCTACTTTCCGAGCTGTAA
- the mntP gene encoding manganese efflux pump MntP, giving the protein MSFISLLLIAFAMSTDAFAVAVARGAALKKPHFSRALKTGLLFGSVEGLSPLIGWAIGIGAATFVLQWDHWVTFGLLLLLGLKMIHEGLQAPDEEETPAASDRRSKIMMVLTAVATSIDAMAIGLSFAFIKVSIIEAALMIGCATFVMVTIGIMLGQRLGALIGKRAELLGGLVLIIVGSVILYEHLSGAVS; this is encoded by the coding sequence GTGAGTTTTATTTCCCTTCTATTGATTGCCTTTGCCATGTCCACTGACGCTTTCGCTGTTGCGGTAGCCAGAGGGGCGGCACTTAAAAAACCGCATTTTTCCCGCGCCTTAAAAACCGGCTTATTATTTGGCTCTGTTGAAGGCCTTAGCCCGTTAATTGGCTGGGCTATAGGCATAGGGGCCGCAACCTTCGTGCTGCAATGGGACCACTGGGTTACCTTCGGTTTATTGCTGCTGCTGGGCCTTAAAATGATCCACGAAGGGCTGCAAGCGCCTGATGAAGAAGAAACGCCTGCGGCCAGTGACCGCCGGTCCAAAATCATGATGGTGCTGACCGCTGTTGCTACCAGCATTGACGCTATGGCAATAGGCCTGAGCTTTGCTTTCATCAAGGTCAGTATTATTGAAGCCGCGTTGATGATTGGCTGCGCCACCTTTGTGATGGTGACCATTGGCATCATGCTGGGGCAACGCTTGGGGGCGCTCATTGGCAAAAGGGCCGAGCTTCTGGGGGGGCTGGTGCTCATTATTGTGGGTTCGGTCATCCTTTATGAGCATCTTAGCGGTGCCGTGTCATAG
- a CDS encoding metalloregulator ArsR/SmtB family transcription factor, translating to MDTLTVIKALSDATRLNAMLLLQLEGELCVCELTEALGESQPKVSRHLAQLRKVGLLIDGRVGQWVYYRLHPQLPSWAKAMLREAQAGDNLPLREARRALEKMCNRPGKLCC from the coding sequence ATGGACACACTAACGGTTATAAAAGCGCTTTCTGACGCGACTCGCCTAAATGCGATGCTGCTGTTGCAGCTCGAAGGCGAGCTTTGTGTCTGTGAGCTCACCGAAGCCTTAGGTGAAAGCCAGCCAAAAGTTTCCCGGCATTTGGCACAACTGCGTAAAGTCGGTTTACTGATTGACGGCAGAGTGGGGCAGTGGGTTTATTACCGGCTGCACCCCCAGCTGCCCAGTTGGGCAAAAGCGATGCTAAGGGAAGCCCAGGCTGGCGATAACCTGCCACTGCGCGAAGCGCGCCGAGCGTTGGAAAAAATGTGTAATCGCCCTGGTAAGCTTTGCTGCTAA
- a CDS encoding arsenate reductase ArsC, translated as MKLLFVCTHNRCRSILAEAVTRHFAKGQLEVRSAGSQPAGAVHPLSIKYLQEAGIDTRGLCSQSWDELEAFAPDVVITVCDSAAGESCPLWFGNAIKVHWGLKDPSALESGEREVAQAFRHTIALLERRIKKLLAAMPLKDEELQHYMEVLADE; from the coding sequence ATGAAGCTGTTGTTTGTATGTACCCATAACCGTTGTCGCAGCATTCTTGCCGAAGCGGTAACCCGCCATTTTGCAAAGGGGCAGCTTGAGGTGCGTAGTGCTGGCAGCCAACCTGCAGGTGCCGTTCATCCACTTAGTATCAAATACCTACAAGAAGCCGGCATCGATACCCGCGGCCTTTGTAGCCAATCATGGGATGAGCTTGAAGCCTTTGCGCCCGACGTGGTGATAACAGTATGTGACAGCGCTGCAGGGGAAAGCTGCCCCCTGTGGTTTGGAAACGCCATTAAGGTGCATTGGGGATTAAAAGACCCTTCGGCGCTAGAAAGTGGTGAAAGGGAAGTGGCGCAAGCCTTCAGGCATACCATTGCCTTGTTAGAGCGCCGTATTAAAAAGCTGTTGGCGGCGATGCCATTAAAAGATGAGGAATTACAGCATTATATGGAGGTGCTTGCCGATGAATGA
- the arsH gene encoding arsenical resistance protein ArsH: protein MNEPLSNVDAAQFKVPSSSDFYRPLSTHPPRILLLYGSLRERSYSRLAVEEAARLLKAMGCETRIFDPKGLPLPDADTEHNPKVQELRELVLWSEGQVWCSPERHGSMTGIIKAQIDWIPLSLGAVRPTQGKTLALMQVCGGSQSFNAVNQMRVLGRWMRMLTIPNQSSIAKAFLEFEEDGRMKTSAYYNRIVDVMEELVRFTLLTRDQNTVLLDRYSERVESADALMKRVNQRSL from the coding sequence ATGAATGAGCCTCTTTCTAATGTTGATGCGGCGCAGTTTAAGGTGCCGAGTAGCAGCGATTTTTACCGCCCGTTAAGCACCCATCCGCCGCGGATATTATTGCTCTATGGCTCTTTGCGTGAACGCTCTTATAGCCGCTTGGCGGTAGAAGAAGCGGCGCGGCTACTAAAGGCCATGGGCTGCGAAACGCGTATTTTCGACCCCAAAGGCCTGCCACTGCCGGATGCTGACACCGAGCACAACCCTAAGGTGCAGGAGCTGCGCGAGTTGGTGCTTTGGTCTGAGGGGCAAGTGTGGTGCTCGCCCGAGCGCCACGGCAGTATGACCGGCATTATTAAAGCGCAAATTGACTGGATCCCGCTATCCCTTGGCGCGGTGCGGCCAACACAGGGTAAGACCTTGGCATTAATGCAAGTTTGCGGCGGTTCGCAATCTTTTAACGCGGTAAACCAAATGCGGGTGTTGGGCCGCTGGATGCGGATGCTGACCATTCCTAACCAATCATCCATTGCCAAGGCCTTTTTAGAATTTGAAGAAGATGGCCGTATGAAAACGTCCGCCTACTACAACCGCATCGTTGATGTGATGGAAGAACTGGTGCGATTTACCTTACTTACCCGTGACCAAAACACCGTGCTGCTCGACCGCTATTCAGAGCGAGTGGAAAGTGCTGACGCACTGATGAAGCGCGTTAATCAGCGGAGCCTTTAA
- the arsB gene encoding ACR3 family arsenite efflux transporter, translating to MGTFERFLSLWVALGIMAGIALGSVFPSLFSTLAGLEVAHVNLVVAVLIWLMIYPMMVQVDFSAIKDVGRKPKGLLLTLVVNWLIKPFTMAALGWLFFKVVFAAWVDTASAQQYIAGMILLGVAPCTAMVFVWSQLIKGDANYTLVQVSVNDLIMVFAFAPITALLLGVSDIHVPWQTLLLSVLLYVVLPLAMGIFSRRRLDKGNDHQRLQGFLAKAKPWSILGLIATVVLLFGFQAQTILAQPLVIVMIAVPLLIQSYGIFALTYFTGCRLKLSHQIAAPAAMIGTSNFFELAVAVAISLFGLHSGAALATVVGVLVEVPVMLSLVAIANRTQRWFSEKDSAPAVDKTAL from the coding sequence GTGGGTACTTTTGAACGGTTTTTAAGCCTTTGGGTGGCACTTGGCATTATGGCCGGTATTGCCCTTGGCAGTGTATTTCCGAGCCTTTTTTCAACACTGGCAGGGCTGGAAGTTGCCCACGTTAACTTGGTGGTAGCGGTACTGATTTGGCTGATGATCTACCCGATGATGGTGCAAGTTGATTTTTCGGCCATTAAAGATGTGGGGAGAAAACCTAAAGGGCTGCTACTGACCTTGGTGGTCAATTGGCTGATCAAGCCCTTTACCATGGCGGCTCTGGGCTGGTTATTTTTCAAGGTGGTATTTGCCGCCTGGGTTGATACTGCCAGTGCCCAGCAATATATCGCTGGCATGATTTTGCTTGGGGTTGCGCCTTGTACGGCCATGGTGTTTGTGTGGAGCCAACTTATCAAAGGTGATGCCAATTACACCTTGGTACAGGTGTCGGTAAACGATTTGATTATGGTGTTTGCCTTTGCGCCCATCACGGCGTTGTTACTCGGCGTGAGTGACATCCATGTGCCCTGGCAAACCTTGTTACTGTCGGTATTGCTGTATGTGGTGTTGCCGCTGGCGATGGGTATTTTTAGCCGCCGGCGGTTGGATAAAGGTAATGACCATCAGCGTTTGCAGGGCTTTTTGGCAAAGGCCAAACCGTGGTCGATTTTGGGCTTAATTGCCACTGTGGTGTTGCTGTTTGGCTTTCAAGCCCAAACCATTTTGGCGCAGCCGTTGGTGATAGTAATGATAGCGGTGCCATTGCTGATCCAAAGCTACGGCATTTTTGCGCTGACCTATTTCACTGGCTGCAGGCTCAAACTTTCTCATCAGATAGCGGCGCCGGCGGCGATGATTGGCACCTCTAACTTCTTTGAGTTGGCGGTGGCGGTTGCCATATCGCTATTTGGCTTACATTCCGGCGCGGCACTTGCCACCGTTGTTGGGGTGTTGGTGGAAGTGCCGGTTATGTTGTCGCTGGTGGCTATTGCCAACCGTACCCAACGCTGGTTTAGCGAAAAAGACTCAGCACCAGCCGTCGATAAAACCGCTCTTTAA
- a CDS encoding acetyl-CoA hydrolase/transferase C-terminal domain-containing protein, with protein sequence MQQGLMAQIEATLGSHWVLGTPMGVGKANRLLNRIYRHVKANPHIHLTIITALSLNPPKGKSDLERRFLSPLVDRVWQGYERLAYLDDVEADKVPEHIEVIEFYTRSGAILGHPKAQQNYISSNYTHAARDILARGINLLVQAVAISDNGESFSLGSNPDLSLDVAQGMQTAKRPTLVIGEVNRQMPFMGNGAVVDRSFFDHIIDDRDGGYPLFVTPQQAIDLKSYAIGLRASRFINDGGTLQVGIGALADAAVQALLCRQQHNQQYQTMLKSLGEDAVCSTFNQGLYVASELISYPVFSLFEQGIVKRRTYEDETLQDLLNRRVLSDILPADTFSRLTETLPQALSQEHIDWLRQFAIADITLEGNSLIVDGNAVANDMANSTTIAALNSHCSGRELKGGIVMQGAFLIGPSAFYKALHQLSDNARSRIDMTSVLEVNRIYSHYRLEHLQRQDARFINITMKATLLGHAVSDQLADGQVVSGVGGQFNFVNMAHQLPDGRSILLVKATRGSGSSLESNIVWEYPHSTIPRHLRDIVICEYGVADLRGKTDAECIDAMIKIADSRFQNTLIKKAISAGKLPANYQLAERYRHNLPARLEAALTPFTALLTPFPFGSELTDFEVALAKRLAGLAKKATSLWGKVDIAWQWLKAKPSPQGNQALAHLQLTAPRSVKERFYRRLVLSLFR encoded by the coding sequence ATGCAGCAGGGATTAATGGCGCAAATCGAGGCTACCCTAGGCTCCCACTGGGTGCTGGGCACGCCAATGGGGGTAGGCAAAGCCAACCGCCTGCTAAACCGCATCTATCGCCACGTTAAGGCCAATCCCCATATCCACTTAACCATTATTACCGCCTTATCACTTAACCCGCCTAAAGGTAAAAGCGACCTTGAACGGCGTTTTCTTTCGCCGCTCGTCGACAGGGTTTGGCAAGGCTATGAGCGGCTTGCGTATTTGGATGACGTTGAAGCTGACAAAGTACCTGAACACATTGAGGTTATTGAGTTTTATACCCGCTCGGGGGCCATTCTCGGCCACCCCAAGGCGCAGCAAAATTACATTTCCAGTAACTACACCCACGCCGCCAGAGACATCTTGGCCAGAGGCATCAATTTGTTGGTTCAGGCTGTTGCCATTAGCGACAATGGCGAAAGCTTTAGCCTGGGTTCTAACCCGGACTTGTCACTCGATGTTGCCCAAGGCATGCAAACGGCTAAGCGGCCAACACTGGTGATAGGTGAGGTAAACCGGCAAATGCCGTTTATGGGTAACGGCGCTGTGGTTGACAGGTCTTTTTTTGACCACATCATTGATGACCGGGACGGCGGTTATCCGCTGTTTGTTACCCCACAACAAGCTATTGATTTAAAAAGTTATGCCATAGGCCTAAGGGCAAGTCGGTTCATTAACGACGGTGGCACCCTGCAGGTGGGGATTGGCGCCCTAGCCGATGCCGCGGTGCAGGCGCTGCTTTGCCGCCAGCAGCACAACCAGCAATACCAAACCATGCTTAAAAGCCTGGGGGAAGATGCCGTATGCAGCACTTTTAACCAAGGGCTTTATGTGGCAAGCGAGCTTATTTCTTATCCGGTGTTTAGCCTCTTTGAGCAAGGCATTGTGAAACGCCGCACTTATGAAGATGAAACACTGCAAGATTTGCTAAACCGGCGAGTGCTAAGCGATATCTTGCCCGCCGATACCTTTAGCCGCTTAACCGAAACGCTGCCGCAAGCCCTTAGCCAGGAGCACATCGACTGGCTGCGCCAGTTTGCGATTGCCGACATTACTCTTGAAGGCAACAGCCTCATCGTTGACGGCAACGCCGTGGCTAATGACATGGCCAATAGCACCACTATCGCGGCACTCAACAGCCACTGCAGCGGGCGTGAACTTAAAGGCGGCATTGTCATGCAAGGGGCATTTTTAATTGGCCCCAGTGCCTTTTATAAGGCACTTCACCAATTGAGTGACAACGCCCGTTCGCGCATTGATATGACCAGCGTGCTGGAAGTGAACCGCATTTACAGCCATTACCGGCTGGAGCATTTGCAGCGCCAAGACGCCCGGTTTATCAATATCACCATGAAGGCAACACTGCTTGGCCATGCGGTGTCTGACCAACTGGCGGACGGCCAGGTAGTCAGTGGCGTTGGCGGCCAATTTAATTTCGTTAACATGGCGCATCAGTTACCTGATGGCCGCTCCATTTTATTGGTTAAAGCTACCCGGGGCAGTGGTAGTAGCCTTGAGTCAAATATCGTCTGGGAATACCCCCACAGCACCATTCCAAGGCACCTGCGCGATATCGTTATTTGTGAGTACGGGGTGGCAGATCTGCGAGGGAAGACGGACGCGGAGTGTATTGATGCCATGATAAAAATTGCCGATAGCCGCTTTCAAAACACCTTGATAAAAAAAGCGATATCGGCCGGGAAATTGCCCGCTAACTACCAGCTTGCCGAACGATACCGGCACAATTTACCGGCGCGGCTGGAAGCCGCGCTCACGCCTTTTACAGCACTATTAACGCCCTTCCCTTTCGGCAGCGAGTTAACAGACTTTGAAGTGGCGTTAGCCAAACGCCTTGCAGGGCTCGCTAAAAAGGCGACCAGCCTTTGGGGCAAAGTCGACATTGCTTGGCAGTGGCTAAAAGCGAAACCCTCGCCACAAGGTAACCAAGCGCTGGCCCATCTTCAGCTAACAGCGCCAAGGTCGGTTAAAGAGCGGTTTTATCGACGGCTGGTGCTGAGTCTTTTTCGCTAA
- a CDS encoding acyl-CoA thioesterase — MEFREHQLSMSVLMTPDMANFSGKVHGGELLSYLDKVAYACASRYAGSYVVTLSVDRVMFRQPINVGELVTFLASVNFTGRTSMEVGIKVITEDIRSRVVRHTNSCYFTMVAVDEEGKPLPVPPLVPASAEEKERFEAAKLRRKLLHDQEAAHEAIKKEVQQLDL, encoded by the coding sequence ATGGAATTTCGTGAGCACCAGTTAAGTATGAGCGTCCTGATGACGCCGGATATGGCTAACTTTTCCGGCAAGGTGCATGGGGGCGAATTGCTGTCTTACCTGGATAAGGTGGCCTATGCCTGCGCTAGCCGTTATGCCGGTTCTTATGTGGTGACCTTGTCGGTTGACCGGGTGATGTTCCGGCAACCTATCAATGTTGGTGAACTGGTCACCTTTTTGGCGTCGGTGAATTTTACCGGCCGCACTTCGATGGAAGTGGGTATTAAAGTGATCACCGAAGACATTCGCAGCCGGGTAGTGCGCCATACCAACAGCTGCTACTTCACCATGGTGGCCGTGGACGAAGAGGGTAAGCCGTTACCAGTGCCGCCATTGGTGCCTGCCAGTGCGGAAGAGAAGGAACGTTTTGAAGCTGCCAAGTTAAGGCGCAAGCTGCTACACGACCAAGAAGCCGCCCATGAGGCCATTAAAAAAGAAGTTCAACAGTTGGATTTGTAA